From a single Okeanomitos corallinicola TIOX110 genomic region:
- a CDS encoding Uma2 family endonuclease: protein MTTTVAKIITIEEFLKLGFIDESPAWEYINSAAIQKPMGGGKHSLLQKRLVGVIDTATSNYEAFPELRCSFGNRSVVPDVAVINTDQIPLDESGDIVSSGINFAPDWVIEILSPAQSQTKVTGNILHCIKHGTKLGWLLDPSERSILVYQPHNLPDLLTGTDKLPVLEGVNLIITVEEVFHWLQRKK, encoded by the coding sequence ATGACAACAACAGTTGCCAAAATCATTACCATAGAAGAATTTTTAAAGCTGGGTTTTATTGATGAGTCACCAGCTTGGGAATATATTAACTCAGCAGCAATTCAAAAACCGATGGGTGGTGGTAAACACAGTTTATTACAAAAACGTTTAGTTGGAGTAATTGACACAGCAACAAGTAATTATGAAGCATTTCCAGAACTGCGTTGTAGCTTTGGAAACCGTTCTGTAGTTCCTGATGTAGCAGTGATTAATACTGATCAAATACCATTAGATGAAAGTGGTGATATTGTTAGTAGTGGGATTAATTTTGCCCCAGATTGGGTAATTGAAATACTGTCACCTGCACAAAGTCAAACTAAGGTAACTGGCAATATTTTACATTGTATTAAACATGGTACAAAACTGGGATGGTTGCTTGATCCAAGTGAACGTTCAATTTTAGTTTATCAACCTCATAATTTACCAGATTTGTTAACAGGAACAGATAAATTACCAGTTTTAGAAGGAGTGAATTTAATAATCACAGTTGAGGAAGTATTTCATTGGTTACAAAGGAAAAAGTGA
- a CDS encoding PhnD/SsuA/transferrin family substrate-binding protein: MNSHKTKVNKKGLFAAGGALAAAASIFLGTFGEIAPTTANLAPKQSAPQLLAKKQDGITIVFPTRKDAPNLQIQANKVANFLSKDLGITVKAQISDETAAVEALRRNSVDIAFLSSRPALKAEELANARLHLGEIRAKYSGRYTYCSVFLVPKNSSLRTMGDRKATLAQLRGKKMAFTSPTSSSGFLYPTSELIKYKLVPNREGLDRFFGQVAYGGDYTKAIMEVVRGRADVAAVSEYAQYPPYITDADRNKLRVLYKICGVPAHGVVFNDEIPVVLREKIIKALLKLNKPENNDLLKGLYNSTELVRIDHNRHLQLVREAVKNLGMD, translated from the coding sequence ATGAATAGTCATAAAACTAAGGTCAACAAGAAAGGTCTATTTGCTGCTGGTGGGGCGTTAGCGGCTGCTGCTAGTATATTTTTGGGTACATTTGGGGAAATAGCACCAACTACGGCTAACCTTGCTCCTAAACAGTCAGCACCTCAGTTACTGGCGAAAAAACAAGACGGTATAACTATAGTTTTTCCTACTCGTAAGGACGCGCCTAATTTACAAATTCAGGCAAATAAGGTGGCTAACTTTTTATCAAAAGATTTAGGAATAACTGTCAAAGCGCAGATTAGTGATGAAACCGCTGCGGTGGAAGCTTTAAGAAGAAATAGTGTTGATATTGCTTTTTTGAGCAGTCGCCCCGCTTTAAAAGCTGAAGAGTTGGCAAATGCGCGCTTACATTTAGGTGAAATTAGAGCAAAGTATTCTGGAAGATATACTTATTGCTCAGTGTTCCTGGTTCCCAAAAATAGCTCCTTGCGGACTATGGGAGATCGGAAAGCGACCTTAGCTCAGTTGCGGGGTAAAAAAATGGCCTTTACTTCCCCTACTTCTAGTTCTGGGTTCTTATATCCTACCAGTGAGTTAATTAAGTATAAGTTAGTACCTAACCGCGAGGGGCTGGATCGTTTCTTTGGACAGGTGGCTTACGGTGGTGATTATACTAAAGCTATCATGGAAGTAGTACGTGGTAGAGCGGATGTAGCGGCTGTTTCCGAATATGCTCAGTATCCTCCATACATTACTGATGCAGACCGGAATAAGTTACGGGTATTGTATAAAATCTGTGGTGTTCCTGCCCACGGAGTTGTATTTAATGATGAAATTCCAGTAGTTTTGCGGGAAAAAATTATTAAAGCTTTACTCAAGTTAAATAAACCGGAAAATAACGATTTGTTGAAAGGCTTGTATAATTCCACGGAATTAGTGAGAATTGATCACAACAGACATTTACAACTTGTCCGTGAAGCTGTGAAAAATTTAGGGATGGATTAG
- a CDS encoding phosphonate ABC transporter ATP-binding protein: protein MKLIECHNLETAYAASLNRPILNNINLEIEQGEFVVLLGLNGAGKSTLLRSLVGLVPVAKGEIYINGLEMTAQTLPKIRRDVGMLFQGGGLIRQLSAIDNVLCGRLGLRTTKQTLFGFPKRDRILAQELLEQLGLKEQIYQKTSQLSGGQQQRVAIARALIQSPQILLADEPITGLDVVASQQVMQILAALNQEQGLTIITVLHDLGIAAEYAQRAIVLEAGQVVYDGNCDNLQAQFTQV from the coding sequence GTGAAACTGATTGAATGTCATAACCTTGAGACAGCTTATGCTGCATCTTTAAACCGTCCTATTCTTAACAATATTAATCTAGAGATTGAACAAGGTGAGTTTGTAGTTTTGTTGGGTTTGAATGGTGCGGGTAAGTCTACATTGTTGCGATCGCTGGTAGGTTTAGTTCCAGTAGCAAAGGGAGAAATATATATCAATGGTTTAGAAATGACTGCCCAAACATTACCGAAAATTCGCCGTGATGTGGGGATGTTGTTTCAAGGTGGGGGATTAATTCGTCAGTTATCAGCTATTGATAATGTGCTGTGTGGTCGTTTAGGTTTGAGAACAACTAAACAAACTTTATTTGGGTTTCCGAAACGCGATCGCATCCTAGCCCAAGAGTTATTAGAACAGTTGGGTTTAAAAGAGCAAATTTATCAAAAAACCAGTCAACTGAGCGGTGGACAACAACAAAGAGTAGCGATCGCCCGCGCATTAATTCAATCACCACAAATATTATTAGCTGATGAACCAATCACAGGTTTAGACGTAGTTGCATCCCAACAAGTAATGCAAATTTTAGCGGCACTTAACCAAGAGCAAGGTTTAACTATTATCACAGTTTTGCATGATTTAGGGATAGCCGCAGAATATGCCCAAAGAGCCATAGTTTTAGAAGCCGGACAGGTGGTTTATGATGGCAATTGTGATAACTTGCAAGCTCAATTTACTCAAGTTTAA
- the phnE gene encoding phosphonate ABC transporter, permease protein PhnE: MKKYFNSPLISQFLHRYSWLINLVIVLVMVVIYVWALQGLKIDLALLQESFPFIIDFISRLFPPDWRVVRVAIDALIETVQMSIWGTTVGAILSLPIAIASANNVAPLWLRWLANLLQNVVRSVPSIILGLIFVAATGLGAPAGTLALCIYTIGYLAKFYQQAIEAVDSRSVESLQVIGASRIQIAQYGILPQVIPLGLGYTLWMFEYNIRAASVLGAVGAGGIGFKLKSYIDGFEYTKATTMMLVLLVVVTVIDVISSKLRRYLDSM; this comes from the coding sequence ATGAAAAAATATTTTAATTCTCCATTAATATCTCAATTCTTACACCGTTACTCCTGGTTGATCAACCTTGTAATTGTGCTAGTGATGGTGGTAATTTATGTTTGGGCGTTGCAAGGATTAAAAATAGATTTAGCCCTGCTACAAGAAAGCTTCCCTTTTATTATTGATTTTATTTCTAGGTTATTTCCCCCTGACTGGAGAGTGGTGAGAGTCGCTATTGACGCATTAATTGAAACTGTGCAAATGTCCATCTGGGGAACTACCGTTGGTGCGATTCTTTCCTTACCAATTGCGATCGCCAGTGCTAATAATGTCGCACCTTTGTGGTTACGCTGGTTAGCTAATTTACTCCAAAATGTGGTTCGTTCCGTTCCTTCCATTATTCTGGGTTTAATATTTGTAGCTGCCACAGGTTTAGGCGCGCCCGCAGGGACTTTAGCCCTATGTATTTATACCATTGGTTATCTTGCTAAATTTTATCAACAAGCGATCGAAGCAGTAGATTCTCGTTCTGTAGAATCTTTACAAGTGATTGGTGCATCGAGAATACAAATAGCTCAATACGGGATTTTACCCCAAGTCATACCCTTGGGGTTAGGTTATACATTGTGGATGTTTGAGTATAATATTCGTGCTGCTTCTGTTTTGGGTGCAGTAGGTGCTGGTGGGATTGGATTTAAATTAAAAAGTTATATAGACGGCTTTGAATATACAAAAGCTACAACCATGATGTTAGTGCTGTTGGTAGTAGTGACAGTAATTGATGTGATCAGTAGTAAATTACGCCGTTACTTGGATTCAATGTAA
- a CDS encoding retropepsin-like aspartic protease, which produces MLESFLSRTALIFISGSLAVFGVACSNSQPMTKSVKSPQPSISQSSVPQSSVPSGNLAAIRPPLKVPPKPLPEIEVEVEAPPAKPSPLQLALEKANGAEKISQSAQSPEDWELVASKLENAIALLQDVKRDSPNFPFAQNKIAEYEREIQLAIQRANPSQGEILESEPEVAVAPPQVTPKPQRYSNPVPMQSGQTLPPPQPIFPASEIYAYNHQVFIAPIKRRIGGTPIVEVTLNGKQRFEMIVDTGASGSVITQEVADALGIVPVGTAKANTVSSKGVEFPVGYLDSMEVGGVKVNKIPVAIAGKELETGLLGHDFFGDYDVTIKRNVIEFRPQTHSEANPSEMPPTEPTSARGFRFVESPSP; this is translated from the coding sequence ATGCTTGAGTCCTTTTTATCCCGTACAGCCCTAATTTTTATTTCCGGTAGTCTAGCGGTTTTCGGCGTTGCTTGTAGTAACAGCCAACCAATGACAAAATCTGTGAAAAGTCCTCAGCCTTCTATTTCTCAGTCGTCTGTTCCTCAGTCGTCTGTTCCGTCTGGTAATTTGGCTGCAATTCGACCACCCTTGAAAGTGCCACCAAAGCCATTACCAGAGATAGAGGTAGAGGTAGAAGCACCACCAGCAAAACCTAGTCCTTTACAATTGGCACTGGAAAAAGCTAATGGTGCAGAGAAGATTAGTCAGTCTGCTCAATCTCCAGAGGATTGGGAATTGGTAGCGAGTAAGCTTGAGAATGCGATCGCTCTACTGCAAGACGTAAAAAGGGATAGTCCCAATTTTCCCTTTGCTCAAAACAAAATTGCTGAATATGAGCGGGAAATTCAATTAGCCATACAAAGAGCTAATCCCAGTCAAGGCGAAATTTTAGAATCAGAGCCAGAAGTAGCTGTTGCACCTCCCCAGGTAACACCCAAGCCGCAACGTTATTCAAATCCTGTTCCCATGCAGTCAGGGCAAACACTACCACCACCACAGCCCATTTTTCCTGCTTCGGAAATTTACGCCTATAACCATCAGGTATTTATCGCCCCAATTAAACGCCGAATTGGTGGTACTCCCATTGTGGAAGTTACTTTGAATGGTAAGCAACGATTTGAGATGATTGTGGATACAGGTGCAAGTGGCAGTGTTATTACCCAAGAAGTAGCTGATGCTTTAGGTATAGTACCAGTGGGTACTGCTAAAGCTAACACTGTTAGTTCTAAGGGGGTAGAGTTTCCAGTCGGCTACTTGGATTCCATGGAAGTTGGGGGAGTCAAGGTAAATAAAATTCCTGTGGCGATCGCTGGCAAAGAGTTGGAAACGGGATTATTAGGACATGACTTTTTTGGTGACTATGACGTTACCATCAAGCGCAATGTCATAGAATTTCGTCCCCAAACTCACTCAGAAGCTAATCCTTCAGAAATGCCACCAACTGAACCAACTTCTGCCAGGGGCTTCCGCTTTGTAGAATCTCCTTCGCCATAG
- the trpD gene encoding anthranilate phosphoribosyltransferase, with protein MTNTADPTIWSNLLKQLLERQSLSRSQASELMQGWINEAIPLELSGAILTALNFKGVSAEELTGMAEVLKSLSVSTETNIQLPTPLVDTCGTGGDGASTFNISTAVAFVTAAAGVPVAKHGNRSASSLTGSADVLEALGVNLKAPSEKVQAAVKEVGITFLFAPGWHPALKAVAALRKNLKVRTVFNLLGPLVNPLRPTGQVIGVFAPELIETMAQALNLLGTQKAIVLHGREKLDEVGLGDITDLAVLSDGQVQLTTINPVEVGATPAPITALKGGNVAENAEILTNVLQGKGTPAQQDAVVLNASLALQVAGVVPWLNHAQGVTMAKEILQSGSPWQKLVQLVAFLKD; from the coding sequence ATGACAAACACAGCAGATCCTACTATTTGGTCAAACCTATTAAAACAATTATTAGAGCGTCAATCTTTATCCCGTAGCCAAGCCTCGGAATTGATGCAAGGATGGATCAACGAAGCCATCCCCCTAGAACTATCAGGAGCGATTTTAACAGCATTAAACTTCAAAGGAGTTTCAGCCGAAGAATTAACGGGAATGGCTGAAGTATTAAAGTCTCTATCCGTTAGTACAGAGACCAATATCCAACTACCCACACCCCTAGTTGATACCTGTGGAACTGGTGGAGATGGAGCATCAACCTTTAATATTTCCACAGCCGTGGCTTTTGTTACCGCTGCTGCTGGTGTACCCGTGGCTAAACATGGTAATCGTTCCGCCTCCAGTTTAACGGGTAGTGCCGACGTTTTAGAAGCTTTGGGTGTGAACTTAAAAGCGCCTAGTGAAAAAGTTCAGGCCGCAGTAAAAGAGGTGGGAATTACCTTTTTATTTGCCCCTGGTTGGCATCCAGCCTTAAAAGCTGTGGCTGCATTACGGAAAAATTTAAAGGTGCGGACAGTATTTAATTTACTCGGACCATTAGTAAATCCTCTGCGTCCGACCGGGCAGGTAATTGGCGTATTTGCTCCGGAATTAATTGAAACTATGGCTCAAGCTTTAAACCTGTTGGGAACACAAAAAGCCATAGTTTTACATGGTCGGGAAAAATTGGATGAGGTCGGGTTAGGAGATATCACTGACTTGGCGGTTTTATCTGATGGCCAAGTACAGTTAACCACCATCAACCCGGTAGAAGTTGGTGCGACACCAGCACCGATTACAGCCTTAAAAGGTGGAAATGTAGCGGAAAATGCGGAAATTCTGACCAATGTCCTGCAAGGGAAAGGAACTCCAGCCCAACAGGATGCTGTGGTGCTGAATGCTTCCTTGGCCTTGCAAGTAGCTGGTGTAGTTCCCTGGTTGAATCACGCTCAAGGTGTGACTATGGCGAAGGAGATTCTACAAAGCGGAAGCCCCTGGCAGAAGTTGGTTCAGTTGGTGGCATTTCTGAAGGATTAG
- a CDS encoding DNA adenine methylase yields MIKSPLRYPGGKNRAIKKISQRLPTNFQEFREPFVGGGSVFIYLKQTIPKLNIWINDLNRELYLFWYLAQTELSKLLAEIRHIKETHKDGKLLFTELAHVDVNTLSDLERAVRFFILNRITFSGTIESGGFSLEAFHKRFTDSSIERLEKLEHILTTDVKITNLDYSQLLTAEGKDVFIFLDPPYLKAEKSKLYGNRGNLHIGFNHQKFAEEVKQCPHQYLITYDDSPQIRDNFQWANISEWELQYGMNNYKQKTAEKGQELFISNYPTQPT; encoded by the coding sequence ATGATTAAAAGCCCTCTCCGTTATCCCGGTGGAAAAAACAGAGCGATCAAAAAAATATCCCAACGGTTACCAACAAACTTTCAGGAATTTCGAGAACCCTTTGTTGGTGGTGGTTCTGTCTTTATTTACCTGAAACAAACAATCCCCAAATTAAACATTTGGATTAACGACTTAAACAGAGAACTCTATTTATTTTGGTATTTAGCTCAAACCGAATTATCAAAATTATTGGCAGAAATTCGACATATCAAAGAAACACATAAAGATGGTAAATTACTATTTACAGAATTAGCTCATGTAGATGTCAACACTTTATCAGATTTAGAAAGAGCAGTCCGGTTTTTTATCCTTAATAGAATTACCTTTTCCGGAACAATAGAATCAGGTGGATTTTCCCTAGAAGCTTTTCATAAACGCTTTACAGATTCATCAATAGAAAGACTAGAAAAATTAGAGCATATCTTAACAACAGATGTAAAAATCACCAACTTAGATTACAGCCAACTATTAACAGCGGAAGGTAAAGACGTATTTATATTTTTAGATCCCCCATATTTAAAAGCTGAAAAATCGAAATTATATGGAAATAGAGGAAACCTACACATTGGATTTAATCATCAAAAATTTGCAGAAGAAGTCAAACAATGTCCACATCAATATCTAATTACCTATGATGATTCACCACAAATTAGAGATAATTTTCAATGGGCTAATATTTCTGAATGGGAATTACAATATGGCATGAATAACTATAAACAAAAAACAGCCGAAAAAGGACAGGAACTATTTATCAGTAACTACCCCACACAACCGACATAA
- a CDS encoding cytochrome b/b6 domain-containing protein: MTRSAPYQPLLLRILHSCSGILAITAIITGFLVYNTFDKRFGKIPIPKINPIQDIHGTAGLFFLLLLPALVIYSFHIGQRRLLQADSLQQLSQFNRPIWWVSLQRLANTLMLIASVLAVVSGRMMKEEWLPLGELNHIWYSFHLIAWLLMVFCLAIHLLMSAKVGGVPLLLSIISWKFRPEDSPKNWFSSLRSWWVNFPSNVKGEVGQVIANNLVLGIVEVFVLVGIVAAFLLPLFFAGGE, translated from the coding sequence ATGACTCGTTCTGCACCCTACCAACCTTTACTACTGAGAATTCTGCACAGTTGCAGTGGTATTTTAGCAATTACAGCGATTATCACCGGATTTTTAGTTTACAACACCTTTGATAAAAGATTTGGTAAGATTCCCATTCCGAAAATTAATCCCATTCAAGATATTCATGGAACTGCTGGTTTATTTTTCTTGTTATTATTACCAGCTTTGGTAATTTATAGTTTTCATATTGGACAAAGACGTTTATTACAAGCTGATTCCCTTCAACAACTTTCACAATTTAACCGTCCTATTTGGTGGGTAAGTCTACAACGTTTGGCTAACACTTTGATGTTAATTGCTTCAGTTTTGGCGGTAGTATCTGGCAGAATGATGAAAGAAGAATGGCTACCATTAGGAGAACTAAATCATATTTGGTATTCTTTTCATTTAATAGCTTGGTTGTTAATGGTTTTTTGTTTAGCGATTCATCTATTAATGTCTGCTAAGGTAGGTGGTGTACCATTATTATTATCAATTATTTCCTGGAAATTTCGACCAGAAGATAGTCCTAAAAATTGGTTTAGTTCTCTACGTAGTTGGTGGGTAAATTTTCCTAGTAATGTGAAAGGGGAAGTTGGTCAGGTAATAGCAAATAATTTAGTTTTGGGAATTGTTGAGGTGTTTGTATTGGTGGGAATTGTTGCAGCTTTCTTATTACCTTTATTTTTTGCTGGTGGTGAGTAG
- a CDS encoding molecular chaperone, giving the protein MPVEIRLPPKYQLRVKENQSLDLPAIQIIATNSNIPHISSITCSVKGTPTELAAEIQKRYKYFNSTTPQKISNLCQLGQSSYQLEKPLTEKVNCDLQVIVEYFDSDVTGKPILSIRKNLGVSCNLWFTPDFETTTTINKTMNPFELDTYLNKLSQQLSEKLNEKPQKRFPGWFAVDFGTSNSTVTLFDPIEVPIAEILPREQELRLRQRLAEWLNSPGDSALPDIGVNEWEKFIANISKNLEIEPEELSEVFESDNKEIFLEAIRQIELCLGNSDRFRRAVSKKLYQIYHEVFRVPTLESQNLIPVVLDINRRETEIPSEMEVSEIAPLKLQMGREARDNRKKAIAQGTITSVKDIISRFHHSPKRYFGQNRTFPIILNEEENNIEVNQLIQAAWAHLIELTEDYRQRARRRFSEGDLLTGVFTYPTVAPPVVRKEIKALVEELGIDDVQTAYDEAVSVAIFFLWREFGGNLNIGIESFKTRCRQEKNKWSQNVLVLDIGGGTTDLALIELTLEDKTPYFADNEDRGLGGRYYKLTPKLLGSSGHLQLGGELITLRIFRLLKIAIADSLLTAITNGDIESDKLEDLISSELNERFLEDGKFKSGSLLKCVDKENPEGDVAFKDALDTAEKVLPTRWQQAPQRLQTFYTLWDYAETAKLKLGQKLPGDGSLLTFTLEEQQINELLTQSAIKCQIIIPDAISITLDSQQFERSAISAIKEAIGIAKGLMESRLNTDNKQKVDWLILSGKTCNLDLVQKYIYQEFSKSPYFVWNPERITFVLEFTKLATSAGACYAEKLRRLRFDPEESKSLLRKGANQLEIDVKNLFYYLPCNFKRKTQSNELLAIFNAGQELYQLASWESVAKVRTNWQGIQLTNIIYRQDYEDGELRLWGSFDGKNLMEKLGMEEPEFLKKIKVQFEIDQTLQFSVLLSQGSPHYLIDVPGININSVISENSESVDLFTDGQLTWNIAVEQPHQDLKDGDIAINVLESATVDQPNAYHLVFAVDNNKDQSLQTFHYLQDGVNEPGKGLISNPLPPFPQNDQHTFYIYQTDSETNTKKWIRIGALTKPEISTDYPCQYHVTLDHKGILRMHAGEVPYWTSHNQECLQEAGCVYRAELELQPNEIDKERDPFCGIH; this is encoded by the coding sequence ATGCCTGTGGAAATTCGGCTTCCACCTAAATATCAACTCAGAGTTAAAGAAAATCAAAGTTTGGATTTACCTGCTATCCAAATTATCGCTACTAATAGTAATATTCCTCATATTTCTAGTATTACTTGTAGCGTTAAAGGAACACCGACAGAATTAGCAGCAGAAATTCAAAAAAGATATAAATACTTTAACTCTACAACACCTCAGAAAATCTCTAATTTATGTCAACTAGGTCAAAGTTCTTATCAGTTAGAAAAACCTTTAACCGAAAAAGTTAATTGTGACCTACAAGTGATTGTCGAGTATTTTGATTCTGATGTAACAGGAAAACCAATATTGTCTATTCGTAAGAATTTAGGCGTTTCCTGTAATCTTTGGTTTACACCTGATTTTGAAACAACAACAACCATAAATAAAACTATGAATCCTTTTGAATTAGATACCTATCTAAATAAATTAAGTCAACAACTGAGTGAAAAACTCAATGAAAAACCCCAAAAAAGATTTCCTGGTTGGTTTGCGGTAGATTTTGGAACTTCTAATTCCACAGTTACACTTTTTGATCCTATAGAAGTACCAATTGCCGAAATTTTACCCAGAGAACAGGAATTAAGATTGCGTCAGCGGTTAGCAGAATGGTTAAATTCTCCTGGGGATTCAGCTTTACCAGATATAGGAGTGAATGAGTGGGAAAAGTTTATTGCTAATATTAGTAAAAACTTAGAAATTGAACCAGAAGAATTAAGCGAAGTTTTTGAAAGTGATAACAAAGAAATATTTTTAGAAGCTATTCGCCAAATTGAATTATGTTTAGGAAATAGTGACAGATTTCGTCGCGCTGTTAGCAAAAAACTTTATCAAATCTATCATGAAGTTTTTCGAGTTCCCACTTTAGAATCACAAAATTTAATTCCTGTGGTTTTAGATATTAACAGAAGGGAAACAGAAATTCCCAGTGAAATGGAAGTTTCAGAAATTGCACCTTTAAAATTACAAATGGGAAGGGAAGCAAGGGATAATAGAAAAAAAGCGATCGCTCAAGGTACAATTACCTCAGTTAAAGATATTATCAGCAGATTTCATCACTCCCCCAAACGTTATTTTGGTCAAAATCGCACTTTCCCAATTATCCTAAATGAAGAAGAAAATAATATAGAAGTTAATCAATTAATTCAAGCAGCATGGGCGCATTTAATAGAATTAACAGAAGATTATCGTCAACGTGCTAGAAGAAGATTTTCCGAAGGTGATTTATTAACAGGAGTTTTCACCTATCCAACCGTTGCACCTCCAGTAGTGCGGAAAGAAATTAAAGCCTTAGTGGAAGAATTAGGAATTGATGATGTACAAACTGCCTATGATGAAGCAGTTTCTGTAGCTATCTTTTTCCTCTGGCGAGAATTTGGTGGCAACTTAAATATTGGCATTGAATCTTTTAAAACTCGTTGTCGCCAAGAAAAAAATAAATGGTCACAAAATGTTCTAGTTTTAGATATCGGTGGGGGAACTACAGACCTAGCATTAATCGAATTAACATTAGAAGATAAAACCCCTTATTTTGCTGATAATGAAGACAGGGGTTTAGGAGGAAGATACTATAAACTCACCCCAAAATTGTTAGGTTCTTCGGGACATTTACAACTAGGTGGTGAATTAATTACCTTACGAATATTCCGACTTTTAAAAATTGCCATCGCTGATTCTCTCTTAACAGCAATAACCAACGGTGATATCGAAAGCGATAAACTCGAAGACTTAATTAGTTCAGAATTAAATGAACGCTTTTTAGAAGATGGTAAATTCAAAAGTGGTAGTTTATTAAAATGTGTAGATAAAGAAAATCCTGAAGGTGACGTAGCTTTTAAAGATGCCTTAGACACAGCCGAAAAAGTCTTACCAACCCGTTGGCAACAAGCACCCCAAAGACTACAAACATTTTACACATTGTGGGATTATGCCGAAACTGCCAAACTTAAATTAGGACAAAAATTACCAGGAGATGGTTCTTTATTAACCTTCACCCTGGAAGAACAACAAATTAATGAACTCCTCACCCAAAGTGCCATTAAATGTCAAATTATTATCCCTGATGCCATTTCTATTACATTAGATAGTCAGCAATTTGAACGGTCTGCAATTTCCGCCATTAAAGAAGCAATTGGTATTGCTAAAGGTTTAATGGAAAGCCGTTTAAATACAGACAATAAACAAAAAGTAGATTGGTTAATTCTCTCTGGTAAAACTTGCAATTTAGACTTAGTGCAAAAATATATTTACCAAGAATTTAGCAAATCGCCTTACTTTGTTTGGAACCCAGAACGCATTACCTTTGTGTTAGAATTCACCAAATTAGCAACTTCTGCTGGTGCTTGTTACGCTGAAAAATTAAGAAGATTAAGATTTGATCCCGAAGAATCAAAAAGTCTTTTACGTAAGGGTGCAAACCAACTAGAAATAGATGTCAAAAACCTATTTTATTACTTACCTTGCAACTTTAAACGTAAAACCCAAAGTAACGAACTCCTAGCCATATTTAACGCTGGACAAGAACTTTATCAACTTGCATCATGGGAAAGTGTCGCCAAAGTGCGAACAAATTGGCAAGGTATCCAATTAACAAATATTATCTATCGTCAAGACTACGAAGATGGAGAATTAAGACTTTGGGGTAGCTTTGATGGTAAAAATTTAATGGAGAAATTAGGAATGGAAGAACCAGAATTTCTCAAAAAAATTAAAGTTCAATTTGAAATAGATCAAACCTTGCAATTTAGTGTTTTACTTTCTCAAGGTAGTCCCCATTATTTAATAGATGTACCAGGAATTAACATCAATTCAGTTATATCTGAAAATTCAGAATCAGTAGATTTATTTACCGACGGACAATTAACATGGAATATCGCTGTTGAACAACCACATCAAGATTTAAAAGATGGTGATATAGCCATCAATGTATTAGAATCAGCTACAGTTGATCAACCAAATGCCTATCATTTAGTATTTGCAGTTGATAACAATAAAGATCAATCTCTACAAACGTTTCACTATTTACAAGATGGAGTAAACGAACCAGGAAAAGGCTTAATTAGTAACCCATTACCTCCCTTTCCCCAAAATGATCAACACACCTTTTATATTTATCAAACTGATAGCGAAACCAACACCAAAAAATGGATCAGAATAGGTGCATTAACTAAACCAGAAATTAGCACAGATTATCCCTGCCAATATCATGTCACACTTGATCACAAAGGTATATTAAGAATGCACGCCGGTGAAGTACCCTATTGGACATCGCATAATCAAGAATGTTTACAAGAAGCAGGATGTGTTTATCGCGCAGAATTAGAACTACAACCCAACGAAATTGATAAAGAACGCGATCCTTTCTGCGGAATACATTAA